The genomic DNA CACCTGTCTGAGTACAGAGATGAAAGCAAACCTGCGGCTCGAGCCCGACTTCACCTGCACCGTCACTTCCCTTTTGAGCAGGTAGGCTAACTAGCCGTTAACAGCTAACTGAGCTAACTTCCGGGGTTTAACctgaataaagttttttatCGGTAACGTTGAATAAAAGTCGCGGGCAGACGGCGGCTCGGTGAACCTTTGATGTTCCTCTCTGCTCCGGTCTGTCCCGGTCCTGCTACTCGGATCTATTCAGACAACTCCCTAATAGGACGACACCCACTTCCGGGTTAAGTTCCCTCCAACGGAAGTGACGAAGTACCAGGACTCTACCAGATTAAAAGTAGGTCAGCGCAGAGTTTAAACGGCTTCATCTGAAGTCAAGACTTTTATAAAAGATTACATCAAGTCAAGCACTTAGAGGatgaaaaaaggacaaaatactCACTGCgactgttttattattatttcaatttttacttcataaaataataatgtataatAAAGTTATAATCAGAGCGATGAagtacagaaataaaaacctacAGCACGCTGTCCAGCTGATTAGAATAATCAAGAGCACACGACACAACgacaacaaacatttacagatttaTCATCAATATTTTTACACAAATTAACTtcagtcaaatgttttaaaggttCAGAGTAAAAAGTACTTTAGAAGTTCTTCAGATTTTACTTTGACTCTGGTTTCAGTCTGAACTTTGGACATCtgtcaaacatgaaaacatcacaaAGCGAGCATCTGTCCTAACAGAGAATCTTTGTGTTGACAGGTTTTTAGTGCAGGTGATGGTAAAAGAGTTCATTTCATCCAGCATCAGATAAGAGTCAGTGATCGTTGAGGCGGTTTCCATGGAAACGTTGGTTCCTTCAGTTTAAAGAGCTGAGCTGATCCTCacgttttattctgaaattcgtttatttaacttttatttttacttcataGTCTGTAACAGCTGCTGCTGTCCATCATCACATTACAGTTCTGCTCTGCAGATTAAAGTGTTTTGGTTAAAATATCATCAGAGTTAACGTTTCTATAAAAACATCCTCAAACCAGCTGATTGGTTAAAACCAACCAGGAAGTCACAATACGTTCAGATTCTATACAGatacatgctaacatgctaacagacAGCAGGGATGCTTTCTGtccattcaccccccccccccccctcgtttACCACAGTTTAAAATGATGTCATAATCATGTCATATATAAactgttttataaaatgaaatgtaGTGTGATGACTATCAATGTAGCTTAATCactcagaccccccccccttaaactTTCCAGCTGATGTTATGACGTAAACAGGTCAGATTTAAAATCCCTTCAGGAACAAATGATGACAGCACGTCAGATATCAGGAAATTACATAATATCCAGCTCaaactttcacaataaaagtctgaCAGTCTAATCAGTCTTCTGTCCCTGTTTGTCTGTGACATCTCCATGACATCACGGTGACATCACTGGCAGAGGTGTCATGTTAGGTGGGATCAGCTCCACACTCGCTCTCCTCTGGGATGTCCTGCAGGTCTGAATGGGCAGATCACAGGTTACCATGGAGATgacaaaaatgacagaaaaatccaAATGACTTTAAGGATAAAAACTATTAGCGAGTTGTTCTGACCTCTGGGGCTGTCAGAGCGAGGAGAGATCCTCATCATCTCCaatccctcctcctcatgttctTCCTGTACACCGTCTAATTGGTCGACAGGATCCTGAACGGCCAATGGGGCTAGGGGGCAGGGCTCCTGTTCCCTGCTGCCACGCCTCCTGCTCACCTGCTGACACAGACTCTTTAGTTAGAGTTGATCATGGGTAAGTTCATCCTGTTTAAGGTGAACTCCTAACTCACCTGTTCTTTCTTGATGCCATCACTGATCTCTCCATTGCTTTTGTTCCTGCTGCCTGACCCCACCCCCTCTCCAGCAGGCTCGTCCCTCCTCAGACGCAGTCGTGTCacttcctcctgcagcagcccCACCTGTCGCCGCAGCAGCTCCGCCTCCCCGCTGGAGTCCATACCTGCGTCCCGGGACATGGATCGACTGAGTCGTGGCGGGGCAGGGCCAGAGGTAGAGAAAGAGGCACCTGTTGTGACTGACAGCTCCAGGATCGAGTCCTGACGAATCACAGCAGCCTAGGGGCGGAGTTTATAAGTATCTAGGTGAGATGTTGTACTTCAGTTCACAGGTAATATGCTAATAATATGATAAGGTACCTGCAGAGCGTGCAGGTGTGTGCTCAGACTGATCAATCGCTGACAGATCCCCTACGGAGAGGACAAGTGATAATGAGTAACCTAAGCTCTGATTGGACGGACATGACATCATATGACAGTTTGAGGGAACAGGCAGGTGAGACTTCTGGAACACAGGTTAGATGGTTACCTGGCCGAGCGTTCCCTCCTGCAGCTGGTTTCCGTTTCTGTcctaaaagaaaaccaaacccACCAAATCCATCAGTTTACTACCTGTAACACCTGTTTCCATGGAAACCCCAAAGTCCAGACACCGTGAGTAAAGCATGAACACATCATTGATTATTATCAATTACAAAAGGATCGTCCCgtttgttgacattttatttttcatctttgacGACAAAGCTGACAGTTtgacctgctgtgtttttaaataaagttacagGTGAAGACTTACCTGTGAGGAGCTCTTTGAGCCGACAGAACCGTTCAGAGAACCAGAGTCACCatctgagaggaagaaagacaCATGAAGATCGACAGGTGAACGTTTAAACACCTGATCATCTGTCaaacactagagggcagcattATTCTACACAGCACAGATACCTGTCTGCTGATCACACCTGTCTGCTGATCACACCTGTCTGCTGATCACACCTGTCTACTTATTACACCTGTCTACTTATCACACCTGTCTACTTATCACACCTGTCTACTTATCACACCTGTCTACTTATCACACCTGTCTACTTATTACACCTGTCAGGTAAAGGTGACTCACTGCTCAGCTCCTGGTTGCCGTTGGTTACAGTGGATTTCTGGATGTTGGAGTCgagcagcagctcagtcagtcTGTCCACTGAAATCATCAAGATACACAGAGATTTGGTTCAGTGCCATCCTGAGGTTTATTTCACAAGACagggaaaacaaacactgacctTCAGCGATGGAGGCGCTGAGGAGCGGCTCAGCCTGAGGAGCATGAGGAGTGTCGGCTCTGAACAggttcctgcaggaggaggaggaagtccTTGAGGAGGAGGTGCTGAGGTCCAAACCATCTTCTTCATCTGTTGTGCCTCTTCCTGTTGCCTCCACCAGGTCGGAAAACAGAGTGACCCGCTCCTGCAGGAGCTCCAGCACCTCCCTGTCCTTCTGCTGGATGTcagctggaggagcaggagggggtaGAGAGGTGGTGAAACGTTGAATTAGGCTGACATGGAAAAGTGGAGGAAAACTTAAATAAACCAATGCATATCGGCTTGCACCTTTTTTTCACCCACTAGGCCACACATGTTGGtctatttgaaatgtttctagCTTATCACTTAAAAGCCTTTTATATTTAAGGACTTGGACCTGGATCATTTATACACATGGTTTCTGGTCTGAGTGTAAGTACGGGTGGTTTGAGGGGTACCAGGAGCGCTCCTGCTGTCCCTCCTTCTCATGGaccagattatttttttaaataccctTTGATGACAGAAACAGGAGCAGTAAAAGGAGGTGTAGACAgggaaagggaggaggaggagttaaagtaagaggaagagaacaaAGGGATGAGGTGTAAGAAGAGGTGCATGTAAAGGAGGGTGGTTACCTCTGAGTCTGCGCTGTAAAGCTTTGTCTTCAGTCTCGATGAGCGGGAAGTCCTGTCTGGACGGACAACTGCCGACGACAACAACAACGCTgagtactacacactgtactacacactgtattaaacactgtactacacactgagtacaacacactgtactacacactgtattaaacactgtactacacactgagtacaacacactgtactacacactgtattaaacactgtactacacactgagtacaacacactgtactacacactgtattaaacactgtactacacactgcactacACACTGAGTACAACACACTGTACtaaacactgtactacacactgtgtacaacatactgtactacacactgtgtacaacacactgtactacacactgtattaaacactgtactacacactgcactacACACTGAGTACAACACACTGTACtaaacactgtactacacactgtgtacaacatactgtactacacactgtgtacaacacactgtactacacactgtattaaacactgtactacacactgagtacaacacactgtactacacactgtattacacactgcactacacactgcactacACACTGAGTACAACACACTGTACtaaacactgtactacacactgtgtacaacatactgtactacacactgtctacaacacactgtactacacactgtattaaacactgtactacacactgagtacaacacactgtactacacactgtattaaacactgtactacacactgagTACAACACACTGCacaacacactgtactacacactgtattaaacactgtactacacactgcactacACACTGAGTACAACACACTGTACTACTCACTGTGTACAACatactgtactacacactgtgtacaacacactgtactacacactgtgtacaacatactgtactacacactgtgtacaacacactgtactacacactgtactacacactgtgtacaacatactgtactacacactgtgtacaacacactgtactacacactgtctACAACACACTGCACTACACACTGAGTACTACATACTGTGCTACACACTGTATTACACACTGCACTACACACTGAGTACAACACACTGCACTACACACTgagtactacacactgtactacacactgtattaaacactgtactacacactgcactacacactgcactacACACTGAGTacaacacactgtactacacactgtactacacactgcactacACACTGAGTaatacacactacactacacactgtactacacattGTACTACACACTGAGTacaacacactgtactacacactgtattaCATACTGCACTATACACTGAGtactacacactgcactacACACTGAGTacaacacactgtactacacactgtattacacactgcactacacactgagtactacacactgtactacacactgcactacACACTGAGTacaacacactgtactacacactgcactacACACTGAGTACAACACACTGTACTActcactgtactacacactgtattaaacactgtactacacactgcacgacacactgtattaaacactgtactacacactgagtacaacacactgtactacacactgcactacacactgagtactacacactgtaatacatactgtactacacatactacaccctgcactacacactgcactacacactgtattaaacactgtactacacactgcactacACACTGTATTACTCACTGTATtaaacactgtactacacactgtgctacacatactacacactgtactacacatactacacactgtaatacacactgcACTACACTTTGTATTACACAAAGTACTACACACTGAGTAATACAGTGTACTACACAGTGTACTACACAGtgtactacacactgcactacacactgtattaaacactgtactacacactatattaaacactgtactacacactgtattaaacactgtactacacactgtattacacactgtactacTCACTGTATtaaacactgtactacacactgtattacacactgtactacTCACTGTATtaaacactgtactacacactgtattaaacactgtactacacactgcactacacactgtactactcACTGTATtaaacactgtactacacagtgtactacacactgcactacacagtgtactacacactgcactacacactgtactactcACTGTATTAATCACTACTACACAGtgtactacacactgcactacacagtgtactacacactgtacaacacactgtactacacactgagtactacacactgtattaaacactgcactacacactgcactacACACTGTATTAAACACTGCACTACACACTGTATTAAACACTGTATTAAACACTGCACTACACACAGTTGTTCATGTATCACTTTGCACAGTTCTTCTGTCAGTCCTTTATAAAGTTCTGCTGTCTGACCTCTGTGCAGCCTGTAGGATTCGGGTCTTCCAGGTCTTTCGATCGTCTTTGGAGGTAGCATACAGCTCGTACATCTCAGGGGGGGTGGAGTCACTGAGCAGGTACATCCCACGCTCCTGATTGGCTATATCTCTGACAATCAAGTTGTTGAGGGACACCACTGGAGACTTGTCCTGAGAGAAATCATTAGAGAAAGGAAGGAGCAGATGTGACCAGGTATGACCAGGTATAGGCTGGTGCTAGCAGGTGTGAGCAAATAAAAGAGGATGATAGCAATTGATAGCTGGTATGTGCAGGTGTTAGCAGGTGTCACTCACCAGTGAAGCAAAGGTGAACTTCTGATCTTTCTCCTGAAGAAAAACCAAGATGTCTGACATCAGCAGAACCTGTACGTctggagacaaacacacagaggcgtGTCACCAGGTGTTAGCTCTGCCCACAAAGTTTAGTGTGCCATTACAGCAGGTTAACATGTACGACAGATAATGCAGTGTCATTTACCTTTCATCCTGGAGCCCTGCACCTTCCAGAGGATTGTCCCGTCATGGATGagcctcctcctcagcagctctcctcctctgaacACACCTCCTCCCCGTACCTCCGCCTGCGCCCGCGGGTCCAGACGAGCCTGGATCTCCTGTAGCCTCCTAGTCCGGTCAAGCTCAAGCACCTCCTTATCCACCGAGCTGATGAGCTTCTTTAGGAGGAGAAGCGCCTGGCTCAGAgcctgcacctcctcctcacttcCTGCAGGAGACCAAGGGGCCCATCACCAAAGGTTAGAGGTCATCAAAGTTCAGAGCTCATTAAAGGTTAGAGGTCATCAAAGGTCAGGGTTCAATAAAGGTAAGAGGTCATCAAAGGTCAGGGTTCAATAAA from Labrus mixtus chromosome 11, fLabMix1.1, whole genome shotgun sequence includes the following:
- the arhgef2 gene encoding rho guanine nucleotide exchange factor 2 isoform X2 — its product is MSRLLESRRQDRMKEINLKNKEKVRLKEREKEAREREARSSNGHLFTSLTVSSTTLCSSCNRSITAKEALSCPACNVTIHNRCRDSLPSCAKMKQRQQKLSLVRNSSALQNVALRNKTPMMKERPSSAIYPSDSLRQSLLGSRRVRSGLSLAKSVSTNNIAGGLEDSVGLRRILSQSTESLNFRSRTLSMESLTDDGEWWWSPLLEELQEEGSCVQADSWSLVVEPTFLQTLHKDVIKQQDVIYELIQTEFHHVRTLRIMEGVYRRGMQEDVMLEAGVVHSVFPCLDQLLEWHTHFLSELMKTRREGLMEGSSTNFTVKRIGDLLLRQFSGQSADDMKKTYSEFCSRHPKAVKLYKDVLARDRRLQQFIRRVCRGPLLRRHGVQECILLVTQRITKYPVLIQRVLDNTKGSEEEVQALSQALLLLKKLISSVDKEVLELDRTRRLQEIQARLDPRAQAEVRGGGVFRGGELLRRRLIHDGTILWKVQGSRMKDVQVLLMSDILVFLQEKDQKFTFASLDKSPVVSLNNLIVRDIANQERGMYLLSDSTPPEMYELYATSKDDRKTWKTRILQAAQSCPSRQDFPLIETEDKALQRRLRADIQQKDREVLELLQERVTLFSDLVEATGRGTTDEEDGLDLSTSSSRTSSSSCRNLFRADTPHAPQAEPLLSASIAEVDRLTELLLDSNIQKSTVTNGNQELSNGDSGSLNGSVGSKSSSQDRNGNQLQEGTLGQGICQRLISLSTHLHALQAAVIRQDSILELSVTTGASFSTSGPAPPRLSRSMSRDAGMDSSGEAELLRRQVGLLQEEVTRLRLRRDEPAGEGVGSGSRNKSNGEISDGIKKEQVSRRRGSREQEPCPLAPLAVQDPVDQLDGVQEEHEEEGLEMMRISPRSDSPRDLQDIPEESECGADPT
- the arhgef2 gene encoding rho guanine nucleotide exchange factor 2 isoform X1 — encoded protein: MSRLLESRRQDRMKEINLKNKEKVRLKEREKEAREREARSSNGHLFTSLTVSSTTLCSSCNRSITAKEALSCPACNVTIHNRCRDSLPSCAKMKQRQQKLSLVRNSSALQNVALRNKTPMMKERPSSAIYPSDSLRQSLLGSRRVRSGLSLAKSVSTNNIAGGLEDSVGLRRILSQSTESLNFRSRTLSMESLTDDGEWWWSPLLEELQEEGSCVQADSWSLVVEPTFLQTLHKDVIKQQDVIYELIQTEFHHVRTLRIMEGVYRRGMQEDVMLEAGVVHSVFPCLDQLLEWHTHFLSELMKTRREGLMEGSSTNFTVKRIGDLLLRQFSGQSADDMKKTYSEFCSRHPKAVKLYKDVLARDRRLQQFIRRVCRGPLLRRHGVQECILLVTQRITKYPVLIQRVLDNTKGSEEEVQALSQALLLLKKLISSVDKEVLELDRTRRLQEIQARLDPRAQAEVRGGGVFRGGELLRRRLIHDGTILWKVQGSRMKDVQVLLMSDILVFLQEKDQKFTFASLDKSPVVSLNNLIVRDIANQERGMYLLSDSTPPEMYELYATSKDDRKTWKTRILQAAQSCPSRQDFPLIETEDKALQRRLRADIQQKDREVLELLQERVTLFSDLVEATGRGTTDEEDGLDLSTSSSRTSSSSCRNLFRADTPHAPQAEPLLSASIAEVDRLTELLLDSNIQKSTVTNGNQELSNGDSGSLNGSVGSKSSSQDRNGNQLQEGTLGQGICQRLISLSTHLHALQAAVIRQDSILELSVTTGASFSTSGPAPPRLSRSMSRDAGMDSSGEAELLRRQVGLLQEEVTRLRLRRDEPAGEGVGSGSRNKSNGEISDGIKKEQQVSRRRGSREQEPCPLAPLAVQDPVDQLDGVQEEHEEEGLEMMRISPRSDSPRDLQDIPEESECGADPT